One Setaria viridis chromosome 3, Setaria_viridis_v4.0, whole genome shotgun sequence DNA window includes the following coding sequences:
- the LOC117850142 gene encoding uncharacterized protein: protein MAGTKLIALGFVVLVSMGLANAVRVARYSSADGTGTGGGGGGGYVNGAGSGSGSGTGAGGSGSNGVHASAGGGGGGGGSSQYGGSGYGGGSGSGSGSGTYNQGRYSGYGESSNAGGTGGGGGGGQAGGYWGSSGQGSGSGTGSGSSYSNRYWYGPSYAGANANGNGGGNGNSQNGGSGGGAGAGSGYGNANP from the coding sequence ATGGCAGGCACCAAGCTAATAGCATTGGGTTTCGTTGTCCTCGTGAGCATGGGGTTAGCCAATGCTGTGAGGGTGGCTAGATACTCTAGTGCTGATGGAACTGgcacaggagggggagggggtggtggatATGTGAACGGTGCAGGATCAGGGTCTGGGTCCGGCACTGGTGCAGGTGGGAGTGGTTCAAATGGTGTCCACGCAAGTGctggagggggtggtggtggtggtggaagtaGCCAGTATGGTGGGTCTGGATATGGTGGAGGGTCTGGGTCAGGTTCTGGTTCCGGAACATATAACCAAGGAAGGTATTCTGGCTATGGAGAATCTTCCAATGCCGGTGGtaccggtggtggtggaggaggaggacaggcCGGAGGTTACTGGGGATCTAGTGGACAGGGGTCTGGTAGTGGCACTGGATCTGGCTCTAGCTATTCTAACAGGTATTGGTACGGGCCCAGCTATGCAGGTGCAAATGCAAATGGCAACGGTGGTGGCAACGGGAATAGTCAGAACGGTGGAAGTGGTGGCGGTGCAGGTGCTGGGTCGGGGTACGGCAACGCCAATCCTTGA